The Candidatus Methylomirabilota bacterium genome has a window encoding:
- a CDS encoding nodulation protein NfeD — MTAALTAVLLGLVIGLGAAPAVAAPTVSRLDLEGVISPVTLRLVETAIDRAQAQGSQALIIQLDTPGGLERSMRAIVQRMLQSQVPIVVYVAPTGARAASAGVFITMAAHVAAMAPATNIGAAHPVALGGGADKESLKKIENDAAAFIRTVALERGRNADWAEKAVRQSVSITEREAVRLKVVDFIADSIPDLLQKIDGRTVKTAKGTLTLDTRTATVKSIEIGFRDRVLNIISDPNVAYLLMMVGMIGVVAELYNPGAIFPGVIGGISLILAFFAFQSLPINYAGLLLIILGVGLMLAEIKIVSHGILGVGGVAALLLGSLMLFEAPEVGFRVSWWVLLPTVSATAGTFLVVVAAGVRALGRRPMLGASGLVGQVGVARTRLAPEGQVSIQGEIWRAIADGAPIEEGAPARIVGVQGLTLKVVKAGNPGDPGGAP, encoded by the coding sequence ATGACGGCCGCGCTCACCGCGGTTCTGCTCGGCCTCGTGATCGGGCTCGGCGCGGCGCCGGCGGTGGCGGCGCCGACCGTCTCGCGGCTCGACCTCGAGGGCGTCATCAGCCCGGTGACGCTGCGGCTGGTGGAGACGGCGATCGACCGGGCCCAGGCCCAGGGCAGCCAGGCCCTCATCATCCAGCTCGACACTCCAGGGGGCCTCGAGCGCTCGATGCGGGCGATCGTTCAGCGGATGCTCCAGTCTCAGGTGCCGATCGTCGTCTACGTCGCTCCCACGGGAGCCCGAGCCGCGTCGGCCGGGGTCTTCATCACGATGGCAGCCCACGTGGCGGCCATGGCCCCGGCCACGAACATCGGGGCCGCCCACCCCGTGGCCCTGGGTGGGGGCGCCGACAAGGAGAGCTTGAAGAAGATCGAGAACGATGCAGCCGCGTTCATCCGCACCGTCGCCCTCGAGCGGGGGCGCAACGCAGACTGGGCCGAGAAGGCCGTGCGGCAGTCGGTCTCCATCACCGAGCGGGAAGCCGTGCGGCTCAAGGTCGTGGACTTCATCGCCGACTCCATCCCCGACCTGCTCCAGAAGATCGACGGGCGGACGGTGAAGACGGCGAAGGGGACGCTCACGCTGGACACGCGAACCGCTACGGTGAAGTCGATCGAGATCGGGTTCCGCGACCGGGTGCTCAACATCATCAGCGATCCGAACGTGGCGTACCTCCTCATGATGGTGGGCATGATCGGCGTGGTCGCCGAGCTCTACAATCCCGGCGCCATCTTCCCGGGGGTCATCGGCGGCATCTCGCTGATCCTGGCCTTCTTCGCCTTCCAGAGCCTGCCCATCAACTATGCCGGCCTGCTTCTGATCATTCTGGGGGTGGGCCTGATGCTGGCCGAGATCAAGATCGTGAGCCACGGCATCCTGGGTGTCGGAGGCGTGGCCGCGCTGCTGCTGGGCTCCCTCATGCTGTTCGAGGCGCCCGAGGTCGGCTTCAGGGTCTCCTGGTGGGTGCTGCTGCCCACCGTGAGCGCGACCGCCGGTACCTTCCTGGTCGTCGTGGCGGCCGGCGTGCGGGCGCTCGGGCGCCGGCCCATGCTGGGCGCCTCCGGCCTCGTCGGGCAGGTGGGTGTCGCCCGGACCCGGCTGGCGCCCGAAGGGCAGGTGAGCATCCAGGGTGAAATCTGGCGCGCCATCGCCGACGGCGCGCCGATCGAGGAAGGGGCTCCGGCGCGCATCGTGGGCGTGCAGGGGCTCACGCTGAAAGTCGTCAAGGCCGGCAATCCCGGCGACCCCGGAGGGGCACCATGA
- a CDS encoding iron-sulfur cluster assembly scaffold protein: MSRPLPYSDVIRQRWRRPLRRGELADANAVAEDVNPLCGDRVRMMLRIDDGTIRAARFLGDSCAICTASADVLAEHIEGRPRAAPGMETADLLEALGADIRPSRMRCVTLPLSVLHKALGLPARL, from the coding sequence GTGAGTCGCCCCCTCCCGTACAGCGACGTCATCCGCCAGCGCTGGCGCCGACCCCTGCGGCGGGGCGAGCTGGCCGACGCCAATGCGGTGGCCGAGGACGTCAATCCCCTTTGCGGCGACCGTGTCCGCATGATGCTCCGGATCGACGATGGCACCATCCGGGCCGCGCGCTTCCTCGGCGACTCGTGCGCGATCTGCACGGCGTCGGCCGACGTGCTGGCGGAGCATATCGAAGGCCGGCCTCGGGCCGCGCCGGGGATGGAGACGGCCGACCTGCTCGAGGCGCTCGGGGCCGACATCCGGCCCAGCCGCATGCGCTGCGTGACGCTGCCGCTGTCCGTGCTGCACAAGGCGCTCGGCCTGCCGGCCCGGCTCTGA
- a CDS encoding cobalamin-independent methionine synthase II family protein — MKRSTERILTTHAGSLPRPDDVLTMVQARAAGGRFDESAYRARLRQAVADVVRQQVRLGIDVVDDGEMSKPGFIHYVNERLGGFAPSPDAPSRSTWADSREVRAFPEFYAWFAQALPSPAARAPHLACVGPVSYKGHALLQADLDNLKAALAGVSPAEVFVPAVSPSNVEEWNPNRHYRSDEEYLFAIAEAMREEYRAIVDAGFLLQIDDPRLVTYYILHPEASVADCRRWGRARVEVLNHALRGIPEDRVRFHTCYGINMGPRVHDMELKDVVDLILEVRAGAYSLEAANPRHEHEWRVWEEVKLPDGKVLIPGVITQSSVLVEHPEAVAERVVRFASVVGRENVIAGSDCGFATFAGSLEIHSSIVWAKLAALAEGARRASRRLWGRS, encoded by the coding sequence ATGAAGCGTAGCACCGAGCGTATCCTCACCACCCACGCCGGCAGCCTGCCGCGTCCCGACGACGTGCTGACCATGGTGCAGGCCAGGGCGGCCGGCGGCCGTTTCGACGAGTCCGCCTATCGGGCGCGCCTCCGGCAGGCCGTCGCCGACGTCGTGCGTCAGCAGGTGCGGCTCGGCATCGACGTCGTCGACGACGGTGAGATGAGCAAGCCCGGATTCATCCACTACGTCAACGAGCGGCTCGGCGGGTTCGCGCCGAGCCCGGACGCCCCGAGCCGCAGCACCTGGGCCGACTCGCGCGAGGTCCGGGCGTTCCCCGAGTTCTACGCGTGGTTCGCGCAGGCGCTGCCGAGCCCGGCCGCCCGGGCCCCGCACCTGGCATGCGTGGGCCCGGTCAGCTACAAAGGGCACGCGCTGCTGCAGGCCGACCTGGACAACCTCAAGGCGGCCCTGGCCGGCGTGAGCCCGGCCGAGGTCTTCGTGCCTGCCGTCTCGCCGTCGAACGTGGAGGAGTGGAACCCGAACCGGCACTACCGGAGCGACGAGGAATACCTGTTCGCGATCGCCGAGGCCATGCGCGAGGAGTACCGCGCCATCGTCGACGCCGGCTTTCTGCTGCAGATCGACGACCCGCGGCTGGTGACCTACTACATCCTGCACCCGGAGGCGAGCGTCGCCGATTGCCGCCGGTGGGGTCGCGCGCGCGTGGAGGTGCTCAACCACGCCCTGCGCGGCATTCCCGAGGACCGCGTCCGGTTCCACACCTGCTACGGCATCAACATGGGGCCGCGCGTGCACGACATGGAGCTCAAGGACGTCGTCGACCTGATCCTCGAGGTCCGGGCGGGCGCCTACTCGCTGGAAGCCGCCAACCCGCGGCACGAGCACGAGTGGCGGGTGTGGGAAGAGGTCAAGCTACCGGACGGCAAGGTGCTGATCCCGGGCGTGATCACCCAGTCCAGCGTCCTGGTCGAGCATCCCGAGGCGGTGGCCGAGCGCGTCGTGCGCTTCGCGTCCGTGGTCGGCCGCGAGAACGTCATCGCCGGCAGCGACTGCGGCTTCGCCACGTTCGCGGGCTCCCTCGAGATCCATTCCTCGATCGTGTGGGCCAAGCTGGCCGCCCTGGCCGAGGGCGCGCGCCGGGCATCCAGGCGCCTCTGGGGGCGTTCGTGA
- a CDS encoding XdhC/CoxI family protein: MAELFDHIDQLRRSPERVAVATLISTRGTTPRKEGAKMLVGEGGAVLGSVTIGGCVDAQVIEESAHVLENRRPRLLELNLGDEEAWEIGLTCGGTIEVLVEPLALDFYERLRAHAAGGGRGAIVTRLDQDGAGKLLILDDGTVEGSLGDRFLDERFTAEAREAIAGGAPRTAFLEGVRAFVEVVAPAALLLVVGASHVAMPLTELARILGYRTVVLDGRPRFATRERFPHVDELRIGIPSELIRDYPLSASAALVLVAHDYKYDLPVLRHALDTPVGYIGMLGSRRRGATILKFLAEDGLSQAQLDRIRVPIGLDVGARTAPEIALAVLAEIQLARAGGTGQPLSAAKSRK, encoded by the coding sequence ATGGCGGAACTCTTCGATCACATTGATCAATTGCGGCGGTCGCCCGAGCGGGTGGCCGTGGCCACCCTCATCAGCACGCGCGGCACGACGCCCCGCAAGGAAGGGGCGAAGATGCTGGTGGGCGAGGGCGGCGCCGTGCTCGGCTCGGTCACCATCGGAGGATGCGTCGACGCCCAGGTAATCGAGGAGTCGGCCCATGTGCTCGAGAACCGGCGACCGCGGCTGCTCGAGCTGAACCTGGGCGACGAAGAAGCCTGGGAGATCGGCCTCACCTGTGGCGGCACCATCGAGGTCCTCGTCGAGCCGCTGGCCCTGGACTTCTACGAGCGCCTGCGGGCTCATGCGGCGGGGGGCGGCCGCGGCGCCATCGTCACGCGGCTGGATCAGGACGGAGCCGGCAAGCTGCTGATCCTGGACGACGGGACGGTCGAGGGGAGTCTGGGCGATCGCTTTCTCGACGAACGGTTCACCGCCGAAGCTCGTGAGGCCATCGCGGGCGGGGCTCCGCGAACGGCGTTCCTGGAGGGCGTGCGGGCTTTCGTCGAGGTCGTGGCGCCGGCGGCGCTGCTGCTGGTGGTGGGCGCGAGCCACGTCGCCATGCCGCTCACCGAGCTGGCCAGGATCCTCGGCTATCGTACGGTCGTCCTGGACGGGCGGCCGCGCTTCGCGACCCGGGAGCGCTTCCCTCACGTCGACGAGCTCCGGATCGGCATTCCCTCGGAGCTGATTCGCGACTATCCGCTCAGCGCGTCGGCCGCTCTCGTCCTGGTCGCCCACGATTACAAGTACGACCTGCCCGTGCTTCGCCACGCGCTGGACACGCCGGTCGGCTACATCGGCATGCTGGGCTCGCGGCGCCGCGGGGCCACGATCCTCAAGTTCCTGGCCGAGGACGGGCTGAGCCAGGCCCAGCTCGACCGCATCCGCGTGCCCATCGGCCTCGACGTGGGCGCCCGCACCGCGCCCGAGATCGCGCTGGCGGTCCTCGCCGAGATCCAGCTCGCCCGCGCCGGCGGCACCGGCCAGCCGCTCAGCGCGGCGAAGTCTCGGAAATGA
- a CDS encoding slipin family protein, with translation MITADSLLLLVLVAAVVFLISSCVRILREYERAVIFRLGRTTRAILNPGGDGRGPGLLLLLPFIDKMVKVSLRTIAMDVPPQDVITRDNVSIKVNAVIYFRVVDPERAVISVEDFLYATSQIAQTTLRSVLGQVELDDLLSARDKINQQLQRIIDEHTDPWGVKVTTVEVKHIDLPQDMQRAMAKQAEAERERRAKVINADGEFQAAAKLAEAAQVLMQYPVSIQLRYLQTMREISSERNTTTFFPLPIDLLGPMFANFGKDGSGEGR, from the coding sequence ATGATCACAGCGGACTCGTTGCTCCTGCTCGTTCTCGTGGCTGCCGTCGTCTTCCTGATCAGCTCCTGCGTGAGGATCTTGCGGGAGTACGAGCGGGCGGTGATCTTTCGACTGGGGCGAACCACTCGGGCCATTCTCAATCCCGGCGGCGACGGCCGGGGGCCGGGCCTGCTGCTCCTGCTGCCGTTCATCGACAAGATGGTGAAGGTGAGCCTGCGCACGATCGCCATGGACGTACCGCCCCAGGACGTCATCACCCGCGACAACGTCTCGATCAAAGTGAACGCGGTCATCTACTTCCGCGTGGTGGACCCGGAGCGCGCCGTGATCTCGGTCGAGGACTTCCTGTACGCGACGTCACAGATCGCCCAGACGACGCTCCGCAGCGTGCTGGGGCAGGTGGAGCTGGACGACCTGCTTTCGGCCCGCGACAAGATCAACCAGCAGCTGCAGCGGATCATCGACGAGCACACCGATCCCTGGGGCGTCAAGGTCACGACCGTCGAGGTCAAGCACATCGACCTGCCCCAGGACATGCAGCGGGCCATGGCCAAGCAGGCCGAGGCCGAGCGCGAGCGGCGGGCCAAGGTCATCAACGCCGACGGCGAGTTCCAGGCGGCGGCCAAGCTGGCCGAGGCGGCCCAGGTGCTGATGCAGTATCCCGTGTCGATCCAGCTGCGCTATCTGCAGACCATGCGGGAGATCTCCTCCGAGCGCAACACGACGACCTTCTTCCCGCTGCCCATCGACCTGCTCGGGCCCATGTTCGCCAACTTCGGCAAGGACGGCAGCGGCGAGGGCCGCTGA
- the speB gene encoding agmatinase, giving the protein MDSRPRDPFVSPRFGQIATFMLLPAAQSAAGLDVALLGIPYDGGVSYRPGARFGPRAIREQSSLIRPWNPVLKVHPFQRLRVADCGDVDVIPPSIERTFERVQHAVDGVLAAGALPLAVGGDHSITLPILRSLARRHGRLGLVHFDAHPDTWDEYFGSKYFHGTSFRRALEEELIDPRRMIQVGIRGPLYGPEDFALHDQHGMEVIRIEAVKDQGTAWVAGRLGRLRGGPVYCSFDIDAVDPAYAPATGTPEVGGLTSYEAVTLVRALAGLGLVGADVVEVSPPYDGPGQVTALLAANLLFELTSVMALDR; this is encoded by the coding sequence ATGGACAGTCGCCCCCGAGATCCGTTCGTCTCCCCGCGGTTCGGGCAGATCGCCACCTTCATGCTGCTGCCCGCCGCACAATCGGCGGCCGGGCTGGACGTCGCGCTGCTCGGCATTCCCTACGACGGCGGCGTCTCCTACCGTCCCGGCGCCCGCTTCGGCCCCCGCGCCATCCGGGAGCAGTCGTCGTTGATCCGTCCCTGGAACCCGGTCCTGAAGGTCCACCCCTTCCAGCGGCTGCGGGTCGCCGACTGCGGTGACGTCGACGTCATCCCGCCGTCGATCGAGCGCACGTTCGAGCGGGTTCAGCACGCCGTCGACGGCGTCCTCGCCGCGGGCGCCCTGCCGCTGGCGGTGGGGGGCGATCACTCGATCACGCTGCCCATCCTCCGCTCCCTGGCCCGCCGCCATGGCCGGCTGGGCCTCGTCCACTTCGACGCGCATCCGGACACCTGGGACGAATACTTCGGCAGCAAGTATTTCCATGGGACGTCCTTCCGGCGTGCCCTGGAAGAGGAGCTGATCGATCCACGCCGGATGATCCAGGTCGGCATCCGCGGGCCGCTCTACGGCCCGGAGGACTTCGCCCTGCACGACCAGCACGGCATGGAGGTGATCCGGATCGAGGCCGTCAAGGATCAGGGAACCGCCTGGGTCGCCGGCCGCCTCGGCCGACTGCGCGGCGGGCCCGTCTACTGCTCGTTCGACATCGACGCCGTGGATCCGGCCTATGCCCCGGCCACCGGCACGCCCGAGGTGGGGGGCCTGACCTCGTACGAGGCGGTGACGCTGGTGCGCGCCCTGGCCGGCCTGGGGCTGGTGGGAGCCGACGTCGTGGAGGTTTCACCGCCCTACGACGGTCCCGGGCAAGTGACCGCTCTGCTGGCGGCCAACCTGCTCTTCGAGCTCACCAGCGTCATGGCGCTGGACCGATGA